TCAAGTGAAATTAAAAGTTACTGATGCGACATTCGTTTGAACTGGCATACCCGAATCTGTTTAAGGACTTTATAAATGTGCTGTGAATCTGCGTCCTTGCGGCCGATGACAGCACGGAAAGGCTCTTTGGCGAGGTAGCAGTCCTTGTACTCCTCAACGCTTTTCCTGCTGCCATTCATGCACAACAGCTGGTAGCTCTGCATCTCACTCGCTTAAGAGTTCAGATTGGACAAGAAGCTTGTAAATCAGCAGCCATGGAATCATAACCTCCTGCCACAACTCTAATATCTTTAACAGTTTTAAGACAGTCAATAATATTTTAGACTTTGGCAAAAGATGTTACTCACATGGGATTGCATCCTGACAAACAAAGGCAACTTGTCCATGACCATTTTTCAAGCACCTGGAGAGAATGCAGGAGTTACATTGTTGTTCATTTGTAGAGAAGACAATGGAATATGAGAGTGTGTAAGTGTGAAAAAAGCACAACTAAAAACCTGATATTGTAGTGTGAACTTGTTGCATCCAGCTTATCACATGGCCTAACTTTGTTAGGATAAGgttaaaatatctatttatatCTATCACTAGCACTTTTCATGTTTATTGTCTCTTTATGATGAATcatttgttatattttgaataatagcatctgctaaataaatacatttcaaagtCCATGTAGAAAACAATCAAAAGTAGTGCCACTTTCAGTTACACGAATGAGCTGACTAATATCCACCTGATTTTTCAATGCAGAAGTAAGCTATTTCCTGTAAATGTGCAAGACTTCTGATTCATTAACTTCTATAGATAAACAACTAGAAGAATaacaaaatgcagtaaaaaagtACTCATGATTATGATAATACATAATGACAAATACCAGTTTGCAACATCAAGCAACATATTGGACTGTTTTAGACAAAATTGGAAGCCTTGCACATTCAAGTTAAAAATGTTCATGCCTGctgttatatgaaaaataaggtggatgcAGAGTTGCCATGGATGTAGGTCAATATTAGCAAATCTCAGTATTCTAGAGAGccatgtaataataatttacacaaGAATACTTTAACCCCTCTCAAGAGGCATGTCATCAGGACCATCCCATTGAATCTTATTTCGTGCAACCAGTTTTCCTATGGGTATATTCCAGCCTCCAGGTCTTTGATAACAACTGTGGCATGAAGTCTTTCCTTTGAGATCATTGATGGTAAAGTCAGTGTCCTTCTTTACCACAGCCACAGCATAACAGTATTCTTGAGAAGAAGTGGAGAAGAAAGAAGGTGAAGAGAATCAAAAACACCTGTCATCTGTCAGACAAGATTGACTTatacaatgaaaaatatttagcaaCAGTTTCATCATGTGCCAAATGATGCATCTTCCAATACAGTATtatgagaaaaataaagaaaaactctCACTAATTTAGTTGTTATAGCACAGAATTGAAAATCATAAAAAGGAGGCCATCTTGCCTCACTACTGGGCTAAGAGGAACCCCCTACATAGAGAAAGAAGCCCCCACTGCGTAAACTCAATTGATTTTTGCAGAATATGTCAAGTATAATGTGacatcattatttattaatctgaaaaactaaatcaaatattgTCTATTTCGACAATTTAGTTAAATAACTGAATAatgaattacaaataaaaaaacagaatcACAGTTAAAGAGATCCATCTGTAATACAATGCATATTCtatgtaatacatttaattgaattgtcatATTAGcaataaaatatctatttacATTGAATGATACTAATCATTTGGTCTAATAGGTTCTGATGTAATAATAATGAAGATGTTTGACATGTGTATcttatacatattttgaaatatattcttGTCATCaacataacaataaaataataaaatatttacttactgTGATGACAGAACGGAGGTCATATGGACGTAGTCCAGCTTGATAAATATGTTGTCCATCTGCAGTCATAGCATCTGCTTCACCTTTCTGTGAATCAtagacaatttaataaaaatgttatttagacTAAACAAAACAGTGTGTGTGAGGTAAAGTAATAAGCCGTTTTATTACCATGATGCTCCACATGCACTCAGTTACAGAAGATTTGAGAAGACACTCAAGCTCTGGTGCTTTGGTGGCGAGGTATTGGCATTTCATCAGCTCATTCTGTGACTTCACACAACATTTGACTTTTTGAGCGCCGGCTGAGGGCAGTGCCACAACTGCAAAGAAAAAGACACAGTAATAGTTAATAGTCCACTTGAGCACAATGATTAAATAAGAACTGAAGAAGAAAATGtccaaaatatcaaacatggcAATTACCAAGGCACCCCAGCAACGAGATGAGCAGGATGTTCGTATTAGGCCTTCACCAGGGATTTCTGGCACGAGGAGACAGGAGAGACAAGGCTTTTATAGGAGCTCTGGAAGCACAAGGGGTTGGATCAGACAAACACAAGACTagatcatcatcattatcatcatcatcatcatcgatTGCTCAGGATTTCTCAATATCTGCTTGTGCAGGATATGTGCCAGTTCACATTTTACAGAAGGAGCCATTTTCTATGATGGAAATTCCCCAGTCAAGTTAATGATATAttcaaacatttattaatgataaaCATTAGCtgtcttttttatataaattaatagtaCCTTGTATGCACCTAGAAAATTAGGTATCGCATTAGATCAGGGAACACCATtcactagttgcttattagcatgtatattactagcatattgctGTTTACTGTACTTATTAAGCACATGTTaataatgccttattctgcatggcCATATTCTGGATCCCTtatacccaatacctaaacataACTCCTAcaaacaactaccttacttacTATCAATAAGCtgcaaattaaaagtttattgagggaaaactcttagttaatggtgaatatgtgttccctaatctaaaatgttaccaaaattacattaaaaacaagtGGCAACTTGCCCTTAACATAACATTTATGGAAAATACACTGAATGTTAGTGtcattttattgtgtgtgtgtgtgtgtgtctgttttaatatgATGATATTGAAATCAGAAACTTATAGCTAAGGTAAAGTCCCTGTGGCAATAGTCCTGATCTCTGCTGCTGTGTGCATCAGTATTAAATTGTATGTTGATGTATTGCAAGCCCAACACAGTCAGCATTTAAATTCCTTACATGCTCCTTAACATGATTGACTCATTTTGTGGTGGAGGGCTGCATTCATAAAGACATCAGTAAACAGTGTTGTCTCTGTTCGGAGACAGTTGTGTTTTTGCGCTTGGAAATCAGTGGACTGTTCTGTATTTGATTTGTGTACATTGTAAATATTACTCAATGCAAGAGCGTAAAGTACAAACTGATGCAGGttcagcaaaataaccaaaaatgGGTAATTAGTGAAAGCATttttgactgattaaatgtattattttgcattCCATTTGCACTATCCACATCAATTCTTTTTAGTGTCAGTTTTCAATCTAGAAAAACATtcgataaaatatttttttgggaaaaaaaaaaaacccatttcATAGATATAGACCCATAACTGAACCCTGATCCTAATTTGTATTGGGTCAATGACCAATAAAAGTGTGTTCACCTAAAGGTTTTCAACGGCCAGTGtcaataaatctagatttaaatttaaagatACAAGATAGTCTATGCATGACCTGACGTTTTATTCCAAAATGAGTAAATGTGATCATTATGGAGAGCTTAACACTCCCatgtaatatgaaaataattgtcCATACAATATCTGTGACTGGACAAATGACCCTGTGGAATGGTAAGAGGTGTCATTTCCTGATATTTTTAACTGATTACCTGATTGAGACAGCTAATCTTAGATCAGAGGTCGGCAACCTTGTGGGCGTGAAGtgccatttttacatttttctagtTAACCGCTGTGCCAATTAAATACATGCTGTTTTtatacagtaggcctacatactcttttttacattttcagataaAAATCAGTTTGATTATCATAtcatctgaacacctctgattggccattgcatccATACGATCAAGAGAATAGTGTGTGATTGATTATAAtgcgcaacactgtaaaaacgtgtaaaaagaaatagaaatgaGATATGAGCATATCTAAATTTAATGCCGCAATCAcacttttcatttaattttcactTCATTCGTGACAGCCATGAATTAGTTTAATTGTGCAGGGCATTTTTGTCTAATTTTATGGCATTTTTGCCACTGTTAACTTCCGACTTGTGCAAGTCTTACTTCTTAATTATccttttttacatgttttacacatGCTAGTAATTTGTATGTTCATGTATTTGAGCCATTATTGTCATGCATGCAGGATTTTTCTTTCTCACGGtcacaaaaaacattttcttacagtcacaaaaaaatactttgttACTGTAGGCAGTTTTTGGTAAAAGTTTACTGTAAACATGGCATGCAATAAGTTAGTCACCTTTATGTCTCTCTTCCATCACTTTTATAGTGCTGTTGAAGTGATCTACAGTAAATTTAAAGGTGATATTATGTTGATGTTGACCTTTTCCTTTGTGTCgaatagtttaaataaaaaaagaaagaaaatcacaagGTAACTGTCAGACTCCGTGTCCTGTGTTTTCCCCTCCTCCTGTGTCCATATTTGGAAGTTCCTGTCCTAGTTTGtcatcattagttaattagtttcCAGTCCTGTGTTGTTAATTATCTCGTTTTCCCCAGTGTActtaagtcctgtgttccctccAGTCTGTGTTTGGTGTTACATGTCAATTTATGTCTATCGTGTATATCAAGTGaatgtttgtttcattaaaaGCTTCGTTCTTGTACTCTGCGTCTCCTCGCTTCCTGCTCCATCAGCAATTGTGACAGTAACACTTTTTATGAAAGTATAACTGAACAGACAGTTTCATTTTGGAATAAttagattttcattttcatttattattattttacaaagtcagtcatatttaaaatattttattacatgatACCCATATCTAGTAAGTAAAAAGTGCTTTTCAGGTTCTGGtcaatttacattaaaatattatttctaactTTTAAGAATTCAAATGAACCTAAGTATTTTAGCTCTGAAAAACAGATGGTAAACATAGCAAGCATCTGAAAAATAAAGAGTAGCCCCTAAATCTAATTATCTGATTATTTGCAGATTCTTTGGTGGTTCTACTTGTTTCTGGATTGTTTAACTGTTGAAAGTTTAATAAACAATGGTTGTTTAAGATTTTCACACACAGTCTTTCAATATGTAATGTGCTATTAATATGTATGTGACAcaaaggtaaaaaataaataaataaataatggactACTACAATTAATAATGATGATCTATCTATGTCTGTCTTTCCTAAGAAATCATCTCATATCACTCAGGAATTCATATGCATATTTTTCAAGAATTGTTGCTTTTTCCACTATTTTCCACAATGCTCTGTTTATACCGTCAAGTACTGATTTATACATAAATGCTCAGCATtaatgttatgtgtgtgtgccatttataatgttattatgTGCTATCTTATGTAATGCAGTCTTCTGTGtgtaaggtgtgtgtgtgtgtgtgtgtgtgtgtgtattgtctGAAAGCTGACACTAGTTTTATGTTACAGCAGGACCTGCAAGAGAAATGCAGTTTTATTTCTCCGTGAATGACAATAACGCTTGATATGACATGAGTTGCACAGCTCCACCAGAAGGGGGTGCAGACATACAACTAAGTTTTTATCTCTATAGTGGTTACACTGTTGCCTTTCAATACTCACAGACAAGGttttgagtaatttttttttcaaccccTGTTGTAATATCACTGATCCTGAGTGTGAACAGTTTGATATGGTCACAAGATATGAATTTTTACCGACACTGCAGCATACACTCTTAGAAAAGATGttaaaaaattacacattttatgtGTAACACtctaatttacacattttgtgtcaatattaaataaaaatgtgtagaaAAGAATAACTTCTTTACACATATTTATGTGTAGTTTAAAAATCGACACAACTTCTGAATTTACACACAGCATTTAACACAATATGTATAGACCAATGTGCTAACACTTTATCTGTAGTTTTTTAAAGACGTCCGTTAGTTAAATTAGCTAGTGTGGACCAATAGGGACTAACGTTACGTCTTTGAACAGAATCCAGTCAGCCCATAGTCATTTTAGTTATGACAGCGACATGCCATTTcgttttatttctgtattgttGTAAGTAAAATATCGCATTTATACCATAATCGCTTAATTATGTTAATTGACTAACCTTAGAGTCAAACTGCTCGTCAAAACCACCTTTTTACTAGGGAGGAGACGGTTCGCGCTGGAGACTGCTAGCAAGATTCCTGAGGTAATATGTAGTTGAAATCATATTTTGcttacatttattaacaaaagcaatgtttcctgctgctgttgttttaataCTGTTTTAAACGTGCGGTCACAGCGAAATTTTGTGGGCAAAACCCGGTCATTGTCAATAACATTAGTTAGCTGAAGCACATTAGTCACGTAACTTTACTGTaaatcaagcagctttctgttagTTAGCGCGGCGAAAACGCGTTGAAAACTGATTTCAAATAGACAATCTTTTCTCACTTTCACTCGAAATTCCCGAGAGAGAACCTTTACAAATGACTGAATTTAGAAAAGCGAAATTTCGCCAAACAGTGGTAAATATAACTGCacttttagacttttttttttttttttatcaataaagAAATGGTGCTAGCAATgctctttatttattatgtctaaaGTATTTAAAAGTTTGCTGAAATGATTAGCAATATGTTATAAGTGCTTTGGAGCCACTGGTGCAGACTAGGTAGCTTACAATCTAAATTTGCTAACATTATATCAAATAAGTGATGTCTAACATTATGTTTATTACACAGCAAATGAACCAATCAGAAGATGGACCATTTTCTATGTTCACCATTCAGGTAAGCACTGCAATAAAACTCACactaaatcattcattcataccaAATCAAGCAtttatattttagcattattatgATCTTTCATTTGGCAGAAGACTCTCTGCCAGAAGGTACCTAACATCAGCGCACAGGTGGGTTAACTACTGTAGGAAGGAGAAAGATCATCACATAGTGATTTCTTGCATGTGTCTTAGTGTGTTTTTGTCTCAAACAGCTACCCCTTCACTGCAGATAAGCTGAAGGCTAAATCCTCAATTGGAGTCTTTCTCTCTATGGATCTCAGCATTTTTGGACAGAATTTAGAATATGTAAGTATTAAAATCAAATCTGACATAATTTAGTTTACAGTTCAGCTGAAATGTTTGTATATGTTATTGACAAGCTGTTACTTACAAATATATTCTTATGTTAGagtaaaaaaggtttaaaaatgtaGGTTAAATATAAATTGACACTAATGTGGAATTTTCTCCTCCCACTCTGTCTTAATATAGTGTTGGAACCAGGGATCTCTACTGAAGGACTGAGTACATTTGTGTTTGTGGACACGCATACAGACCAGGGAACATTCTGATGCTGTCAGTCAAGTTCTGAGCAGGATCCAGTCTTCGACGAAGTTCATTTATTCCCAAAGGTGGACAAAAACATTGTGTTGGCTTttaaaaggctattttgatAATGAGTTTTACTCCTATGCTGTGGAAAAGATGGAGGACTACAGACATtgctaataagaaatatttttggaGCAtctttcaaaatacttttggcCACCAGTGTACATCAATCCAGCAAAGTTtggaaaaaagtgaaatgactATGAAGGTGGGGTTATGTGTCATGTTACTTAATGACATTTCCTTTTTGACTGCTTAAAattgtatgcatatatatattctgcagttatatgtaattgttgatatttcatcataataaatgttttgacaACAAGCTAAACAACCAAtgatttttccattcattttgtcaaatgcgaacattttgtttagaattttatgtatgttttaacATAATGTATGTAGTAAAGGACAGCACATAATGTGTTAAATTATACACATTTACACATCTTTGTGATAACCTTTCTGACACATTTACTGTGTTAAAACCATCACAATGAATGAgtaaaaagtaacacaaaaaaCGTCCCAGAACTCACCcattaatgtgttaaaatttAACACAGGTTGTGTCATTTTTATCGCATCTTTTCTAAGAGTGTATGTCTCCCTCAAAGTGCAGGCCTTCACCAGATCTGTGAAGAAAAATATTGGAATAAATCACTACATGGAAGTGGACACCATTTTGTAAGTCAAAAGCAACAAGACATGGCTATAAAACCTATCACTTATAACAAAatccatttgtttttttgtttttttactttcttttttttaatttaccagGCATTGTAGGAAAGCATGTTTACCTGGTGGACCCTGGCCAGTCTCGTAGGTCATTTCAATCATGTCAGTGTACTTTTTAGTCAGGAATTCCCCCAGAGGTTTAGTAATTTCTTGAAGGCATTTAGTGGAATCAGAGAAAAGGAGGTTTCTTTCACCCTCTGACTTGAACAGATGAACATCTGTATTGGCCTGAAACATAGtgaagattttcaaaaacaaagacaaattgCTTTGCAGACAAAATGCAGAAATATGTTGAGGTTAAAAATCTAGTCTGGTAACACAAAGTAATGAAAGAGTGAACTGGACCAGAGCGTTACTGAGATGTTACCAACCTGAGCTATCAACATCACAATAGATCAGATGCAGaatgtgacagaaaaaaaaatagaaaatgacaGGAAGATCTACACAGAACTGCACTGAACTCACCTGAGCCTGCTTCAGAACGTTTACCACATCGGTGCGTGCATCTTCCCGGGTGATCACAGCATGAGCTGGCACCTTGGCAAGGTTACAGTTAACAAATTCAGTGTGTTTTACTGATATGTCTGGTGATTCTGGACAGATCAGTTCAAAATCATCAGACTTCAGATCCTTAGCCCAGTCCTGTCTTTTACCTAAGCAGATATAAAAACAGAGAAGGAACCATatcagaaaaatataatatttaaaaatgtggcACTATGAAAAATGAGAAGCTTTATTTATCAATGCAAACCACACTAACCATCTGTGTACTCCCCAACAATAGTGTGCTTGATAAAAGCAACATCACCAGTTTTTTCTGCAAGACACCTACAAGAAGAGTGAGATCATATTCTGCTTTAGATTATGAAGTGGAGTCAGAATACAAATCTAATAAAGCACATCCCTTTTAATTACAGTGTGTGGGATATGGTCCAGTACCTGAAAGCCCCATCATAGCCATAATAAATCTCATCAGAAGAGGCTTTGCACTTGCTCTCATCTCCTACCGCCTTCCCACTGCCTTTACACAGTTCACACATGTTTGTGTTGGGATCAGCACCAGGAGCGCAGCCTTTACTGAAGAACTTGtctgagaaataaagagaaaatgtGCTATTTTATGTGTTTACAACAACTCTGTGTGATTGTCCatagaaaaaatgtattaaccAACTGCGAGTGCATATTTACTAATACTCACATAAGGTACAGTCAGGTGTTTGGCCGCATATGGCTGAATCTGGGACTTTCCAGCCAGCATTGCGGTTCAGGCCAGTGTGGCAGGACTTCTTCCCTTTCAGAGTTTTCCAGGTTACACCTGAGCCCTTGCGCACCACAGCCACAACATAGTAAGTTGAGGCCTCtgtgcacatcacagaaatgAAGTTTAAACATCCAAACGATGATGTTCTGTTTATAATAAGCATGTGTTTTGTTGTCTACCACTTTATATGGAcaagctctttaaagcagggtggattctgattgtctgtcaatgtttttatagttcatcagctggaaaatatagtttttgaaagtgattccaactaTATCTTTTCTCTGTGCTGTTataaggtgagtaaatgatgacagaatttgtatGTTTGgatgaaatatccctttaagccaGAATTAGCAGACCAATTTTCATAGAAAACAGTGACAGACCAATACAAAAGTGGAAGTATGTTATACTTACCTCCACCACTATCATCACAGCTTTCTACAAGTACAAAGTAGTGAATAGAATATTAGGTTTTATCAAACATGTTAATTCTGACAAACAGGTGGCTTATgaactaatttaaaaaacatgagATAAATAGCATTTCTCAGTTTTAGTGGATGTAAAGTATGCAGTCAGTACCAAaaagttcacacaaaaaaggctaaataatatacatatatttttagcaatggatgaaataattaaaataaatgttgtttgatgcaggattatttgtggattaaTTGTCGTAATACTTTTTTGGGGACACTGTATACATTCACATGTATTTTTAGCATGTGTGTCACCTTTAAGGGCACGCATGGCCTCAAAGTACTCTTCTCTCAGGTAGATGAAGGAGTCTTAGGGAGCTCCACCAGTTCAGATGCAGAGTCTGAGAAAATCATGTCTTTACCCCCAACAGCAGCAGAAGAGAAAATATCTGAATCCTGTTGAGCACAACAGTTGAATATTCAAAGTTGGCTTTCAGTGTCTACCGAATATATTGTAGGCGTATTATATGGTTAAATGATTTAGATCAATATTACTCATTTCTTAAAACAATGACAGGGTCATTCTTCAGTAATAATGCAGTCAAGAGAAATTAAAAGTAACTAATACAACATTCGTTTGAACTGGCATACCGGAATCTGTTTAAGGACTTTATAAATGTGCTGTGAATCTGCGTCCTTGCGGCCGATGACAGCACGGAAAGGCTCTTTGGCGAGGTAGCAGTCCTTGTACTCCTCAACGCTTTTCCTGCTGCCATTCATGCACAACAGCTGGTAGCTCTGCATCTCACTCGCTTAAGAGTTCAGATTGGACAAGAAGCTTGTAAATCAGCAGCCATGGAATCATAACCTCCTGCCACGACTCTTTATCTGCCTAATATCTTTAACAGTTTTAAGACA
This portion of the Onychostoma macrolepis isolate SWU-2019 chromosome 02, ASM1243209v1, whole genome shotgun sequence genome encodes:
- the LOC131528162 gene encoding LOW QUALITY PROTEIN: serotransferrin-like (The sequence of the model RefSeq protein was modified relative to this genomic sequence to represent the inferred CDS: inserted 1 base in 1 codon), producing MNILLISLLGCLVVALPSAGAQKVNLCCQSFCFAKCQYLATKAPELECVLKSSQTECMKSIENGEADAMTADGQHIYKAGLIPYKLRPIIMEKSKKKYCYAVAVVKKDTDFTINDLKGKTSCHSCYQRPGGWNIPIGRLVARNKIQWDGPDDMPLERAVSQFFSSSCIPGISKAQYPNLCQSCQGDCSCSQNEKYYGDEGALQCLKNGHGQVAFVCKDAIPPSEMQSYQLLCMNGSRKSVEEYKDCYLAKEPFRAVIGRKDADSQHIYKVLKQIPDSDIFSSAAVGGKDMIFSDSASELVELPKXSFIYLREEYFEAMRALKDSIHYFVLVESCDDSGGEASTYYVVAVVRKGSGVTWKTLKGKKSCHTGLNRNAGWKVPDSAICGQTPDCTLYKFFSKGCAPGADPNTNMCELCKGSGKAVGDESKCKASSDEIYYGYDGAFRCLAEKTGDVAFIKHTIVGEYTDGKRQDWAKDLKSDDFELICPESPDISVKHTEFVNCNLAKVPAHAVITREDARTDVVNVLKQAQANTDVHLFKSEGERNLLFSDSTKCLQEITKPLGEFLTKKYTDMIEMTYETGQGPPDLVKACTLRETYTLRKDAIKMTQPVLNFNTLMELL